From one Flavobacterium sp. 9R genomic stretch:
- a CDS encoding GNAT family N-acetyltransferase, producing MKIAIRPYQTEDTQAILDIINYNILHSTALYDYNIRTYEQQKAILDDKLAKKFPIIVAEADGQVVGFGMYSEFRFREAYKFTVEHSVYVANDYHGKGIGNLLLAELITLAKAQKLHTMIAVIDAENQGSVLFHEKFGFKTVGIIKESGYKFNRWLHSVFMQLILE from the coding sequence ATGAAGATAGCAATACGCCCTTACCAAACCGAAGACACACAAGCCATATTGGACATCATCAACTATAACATTTTGCATTCAACCGCTTTGTATGATTACAACATCCGAACGTATGAACAACAAAAAGCCATTTTGGATGATAAATTGGCCAAAAAATTCCCTATAATCGTAGCCGAAGCAGATGGTCAAGTGGTTGGTTTTGGAATGTACAGCGAGTTTCGTTTTAGAGAAGCCTATAAATTTACTGTCGAACATTCTGTCTATGTAGCCAATGATTACCACGGAAAAGGAATAGGAAACCTACTCTTAGCAGAATTAATTACTTTGGCCAAAGCGCAAAAACTCCACACGATGATTGCAGTTATCGATGCCGAAAATCAAGGTAGCGTTTTGTTTCATGAAAAATTCGGATTCAAAACTGTGGGCATCATCAAAGAATCGGGCTATAAATTTAATCGTTGGTTGCATTCGGTATTTATGCAATTGATTTTGGAGTAA
- a CDS encoding tRNA-dihydrouridine synthase, translating to MSFTLLSSPLQGFTDYRFRNAQQKYFGGIDTFYSPYIRLNGKLVIKNSYHRDLLPENNATLEVIPQVITNDAEEFLFVARYVKELGYKELNWNLGCPYPMVTKSGMGSGLISNTEKINHILDRAHTETDIIVSMKMRLGYESPQEILDVLPILDQYPIKNIAIHARLGKQLYKGGVDLEGFQNCIDATKHKLYYNGDITSVAQFQKMQQRFPSIDHWMIGRGLIADPFLPSMIKNNTFEYPKNKMEVFSQFHDTLYEGYSESLSGATHILLKMHHLWEYFSVLFSNPHKVHKNIKKAKSIKNYEATVKEIIAKEP from the coding sequence ATGAGTTTTACATTGCTTTCTTCACCCTTGCAAGGATTCACCGATTACCGATTTCGAAATGCACAACAAAAATATTTTGGCGGTATCGACACTTTCTATTCGCCTTACATTCGATTGAATGGAAAATTGGTTATCAAAAACTCCTATCACAGAGATTTACTCCCAGAAAACAATGCTACACTTGAAGTAATTCCGCAGGTAATTACGAACGATGCTGAAGAATTTTTATTTGTTGCCCGCTATGTAAAAGAATTGGGATACAAAGAACTCAACTGGAATCTAGGTTGCCCCTACCCGATGGTTACCAAATCTGGAATGGGTTCAGGTCTCATAAGTAATACCGAAAAAATCAATCACATACTCGACAGAGCGCATACCGAAACCGACATCATTGTTTCGATGAAAATGCGTTTGGGCTACGAATCGCCACAAGAAATATTGGACGTCCTTCCTATTTTGGACCAATATCCCATAAAAAACATTGCCATTCACGCTCGTTTAGGGAAACAATTGTACAAAGGAGGTGTCGATTTGGAAGGTTTTCAAAACTGCATTGACGCTACCAAACATAAATTGTATTACAACGGGGACATCACATCGGTGGCGCAATTTCAAAAGATGCAGCAACGTTTCCCGAGTATCGACCACTGGATGATTGGCCGCGGGTTGATTGCAGACCCGTTCCTTCCTAGTATGATTAAAAACAATACTTTCGAATACCCCAAAAATAAAATGGAAGTGTTTAGTCAATTTCATGATACGCTTTACGAAGGCTACAGCGAATCCTTATCTGGTGCCACTCATATTCTCCTAAAAATGCATCATTTGTGGGAGTACTTTTCGGTACTTTTTTCGAATCCTCATAAAGTGCATAAGAATATCAAAAAAGCCAAGAGCATCAAAAATTATGAAGCTACGGTAAAAGAAATTATAGCGAAAGAGCCGTAA